In Populus trichocarpa isolate Nisqually-1 chromosome 12, P.trichocarpa_v4.1, whole genome shotgun sequence, a genomic segment contains:
- the LOC7484469 gene encoding UPF0235 protein At5g63440, with product MPKRTTHTYSSEDAAPDGPDSDLFVYYCKHCGSHVLITDTQLQKMPKRKTDKAYALDKKKHLARLNVDEAGKVVLKRGEGKLEKQFRMNCMGCGLFVCYRAEEDLEFASFIYVIDGALSTIAAETNPQDAPVPPCISQLGGLVQVAIEVEDRAQRSAITRVNADDVRVTVAAPAARGEANNELLEFMGRVLGLRLSQMTLQRGWNNKSKLLVVEDLSARQVYEKLLEAVQP from the exons atgcCGAAGAGGACAACGCACACGTACTCAAGCGAGGACGCAGCTCCCGACGGACCAGACTCGGATCTCTTCGTCTACTATTGCAAGCATTGTGGCTCTCACGTCCTCATCACTG ATACGCAATTGCAGAAAATGCCGAAAAGGAAGACTGACAAAGCTTATGCATTGGACAAGAAGAAGCATCTTGCAAGGCTTAACGTTGACGAGGCTGGAAAAGTTGTCTTGAAAAG GGGTGAAGGGAAATTGGAGAAGCAATTTCGTATGAATTGCATGGGCTGTGGGTTGTTTGTTTGCTATCGAGCAGAAGAAGATCTGGAATTTGcttcttttatatatgttataGATGGTGCACTTAGCACAATTGCTGCCGAAACAAACCCTCAG GATGCTCCAGTGCCCCCTTGCATATCACAATTAGGAGGACTTGTGCAGGTGGCCATCGAGGTTGAAGACCGTGCACAAAGATCAGCAATAACAA GAGTGAATGCTGATGATGTTCGAGTTACTGTAGCTGCACCTGCTGCCCGTGGAGAAGCTAACAATGAACTTTTGGAATTCATGGGCAGG GTTTTGGGTCTGAGGTTGAGCCAGATGACTCTTCAAAGAGGATGGAATAACAAATCCAAGCTGCTTGTT GTGGAGGATCTATCTGCTAGACAGGTTTATGAGAAACTACTAGAAGCTGTACAACCCTGA
- the LOC7484470 gene encoding 60S ribosomal protein L17-2: MVKYSREPDNPTKSCKARGSDLRVHFKNTRETAFSIRKLPLGKAKGYLEDVLAHKQAIPFRRFCRGVGRTAQAKNRHSNGQGRWPAKSAKFILDLLKNAESNAEVKGLDVDALYISHIQVNQAQKQRRRTYRAHGRINPYMSSPCHIELTLSEKEEPVKKEADTQIAPRKPKGALRSGASS; the protein is encoded by the exons ATG GTGAAGTATTCAAGAGAACCAGATAACCCCACCAAGT CCTGCAAAGCTAGGGGATCTGATCTCCGCGTTCACTTCAAG AATACAAGAGAGACTGCTTTTTCAATCCGGAAATTGCCTTTGGGCAAGGCTAAAGGGTACTTGGAGGATGTTTTGGCACACAAGCAAGCTATTCCATTCCGCCGCTTCTGTCGTGGTGTTGGGCGAACTGCTCAAGCTAAGAACCGCCATTCAAATGGACAAGGGCGGTGGCCTGCTAAATCTGCTAAATTCATCCTTGATTTGCTGAAGAATGCTGAAAGCAACGCTGAG GTAAAAGGTTTGGATGTCGATGCACTTTACATATCACATATCCAAGTCAATCAAGCCCAAAAACAGCGTCGTCGTACTTACCGTGCCCATGGAAGGATCAATC CTTACATGTCATCGCCTTGCCACATTGAGTTGACTTTGTCAGAGAAGGAAGAGCCTGTCAAGAAAGAG gcTGATACACAGATTGCTCCAAGGAAGCCCAAGGGTGCTCTTCGCAGTGGAGCTTCCTCCTGA
- the LOC7454548 gene encoding SWI/SNF complex component SNF12 homolog has translation MNNNSSNPGRSIGVPPSFVNSVAKAQSMHVNHQAPQLLSQSQPQTQVGHPGHFQLSEPQAQVLGHAQYAQAAHAHFQSQIQLANQSIAQLQNVNSGNVGVQSPPVATPSITSAKKSSHKPPSRPSGGSSNANMASLFKTMELTPAAHRKKRKLHEKEIPEKVAALLPESALYTQLLEFEARADAAMARKKMDIQESLKNPPRVRKTLRVYVFNTFENQVQGANERKNAEPPSWSLKIIGRILEDGKDPVLTGMIQKSYPKFSSYFKKITIYLDQSLYPDNHVILWESTRSPVLHEGFEVKRKGNKEFTARIRLEMNYVPEKFKLSPALSEVLGIEIETRPRILAAIWHYVKSRKLQNPNDPSFFTCDPLLQKLFGEEKMKFSLVSQKISLHLTPPQPIHLEHKIKLSGNFPAGTTCYDFIVDVPSPLQKDLAAYLTSTESNKEIDACDELISNSILKIHEHRRRRAFFLGFSQSPAEFINALIASQSKDLKLVAGDASRNAEKEQRSGFYNQPWVEDAVIRYLNRKSTGSDAPGSS, from the exons atgaataataatagtagtaatccTGGAAGAAGTATTGGGGTTCCGCCCTCGTTTGTGAATTCTGTTGCAAAGGCACAATCTATGCACGTGAACCACCAAGCACCGCAGTTGCTATCACAGTCACAACCTCAAACACAAGTTGGGCATCCGGGCCACTTTCAGCTGTCCGAGCCGCAAGCTCAGGTCCTGGGACATGCTCAGTATGCACAGGCAGCTCATGCTCACTTTCAATCTCAGATACAATTGGCCAACCAATCCATTGCTCAGTTGCAAAATGTCAATTCTGGTAATGTTGGTGTACAATCACCTCCTGTAGCCACGCCTAGCATTACTAGTGCTAAAAAGTCCAGCCATAAACCGCCTTCAAGGCCTTCAGGTGGTTCATCAAATGCCAACATGGCTTCACTGTTTAAGACCATGGAGTTGACTCCAGCTGCTCATAGGAAGAAAAGGAAGCTTCATGAGAAGGAGATACCTGAAAAAGTGGCAGCTCTTTTGCCAGAGTCTGCACTTTATACCCAGCTGCTTGAATTTGAGGCTAGAGCGGATGCTGCTATGGCAAGAAAGAAGATGGATATTCAAGAGTCACTTAAAAACCCTCCACGTGTTCGGAAAACACTTCGGGTATATGTATTTAACACTTTTGAAAATCAGGTGCAAGGGGCTAACGAGAGGAAGAATGCTGAGCCTCCTTCTTGGTCATTAAAGATCATTGGGAGGATATTGGAAGATGGGAAAGACCCTGTGCTGACTGGAATGATCCAGAAATCATATCCAAAATTCTCGtcttatttcaagaaaattacaatATACTTGGACCAGAGCCTGTATCCAGATAACCATGTAATTTTATGGGAGAGCACACGGTCACCTGTTCTTCATGAGGGCTTTGAGGtcaagagaaaaggaaataagGAATTTACTGCAAGAATTAGGCTGGAAATGAATTATGTGCCTGAGAAATTCAAGCTTTCACCTGCTCTTTCAGAAGTCCTTGGAATTGAGATAGAGACTCGCCCCAGAATTTTGGCGGCAATTTGGCATTATGTGAAGTCTAGGAAGTTGCAGAACCCAAATGATCCCTCCTTCTTCACATGTGACCCCCTTCTTCAGAAACTATTTGgggaagagaagatgaaattttCTCTGGTTTCACAGAAGATAAGTCTGCATTTAACCCCTCCACAGCCTATTCATTTGGAACATAAGATCAAGCTCTCAGGGAATTTCCCAGCTGGAACTACTTGCTATGATTTCATAGTCGATGTTCCTTCACCATTACAAAAGGACCTTGCTGCGTACTTGACCAGCACAGAGAGTAACAAAGAAATTGATGCTTGTGATGAATTAATAAGTAACTCTATACTGAAGATACATGAGCATCGTCGGAGGCGGGCTTTCTTTCTTGGTTTCAGTCAGTCTCCAGCAGAGTTTATTAATGCTTTGATTGCTTCTCAGAGCAAAGATCTGAAGCTTGTCGCTGGAGATGCTAGCCGCAATGCAGAAAAAGAGCAGCGATCTGGTTTCTATAATCAGCCATG GGTGGAAGATGCTGTTATTCGTTACCTAAATCGCAAGTCTACAGGAAGTGATGCTCCTGGAAGCTCTTGA
- the LOC7484471 gene encoding cytochrome P450 94B3, which produces MFIFLIIFCNLGFYLLSFFFSVLQEFYASQTKPPTTHGPPSYPIIGCLISFYKNRRCLLDWYTNLLSVSPTQTIVVQRLGARRIIVTANPENVEYVLKTNFINFPKGKPFTEILGDLLGCGIFNADGELWSTQRKLASHEFSTKSLREFVVMTLQEEVENRLIPLLEEAVEAKSVLDLQDLLRRFSFDIVCRVSLGTDPSCLDFSRPIPPLVKAFDAASEISAMRGMAPVYAVWKAKKLFNLGAEKKLKEAIKLVHDSVSEIVKTKKRVLENDREGKLESDLLSRLLLAGHGEEVVRDMVISFIMAGRDTTSAAMTWLFWLLSKHRNSEKMIVKEVKSLLDDREKAIDYEVLKGMNFLKASLCESMRLYPPVPWDSKHAIIDDVLPDGTSVRKGDRVTYFPYGMGRMEKLWGKDRFEFRPDRWFQEIGNDQTLKSVSPYTFPVFQAGPRVCLGKEMAMIQMKYVMASVLRRFEIKPVFDNEPVFAPLLTAHMVGGLKVMVKRRNGNGDI; this is translated from the coding sequence ATGTTCATCTTTCTCATTATCTTTTGCAATCTAGGGTTTtaccttctctctttcttcttctcagtCCTTCAAGAATTCTACGCCTCTCAAACAAAACCACCCACCACTCATGGCCCTCCTTCTTATCCAATTATAGGCTGCCTAATCTCTTTCTACAAGAATCGCCGCTGCCTTTTAGACTGGTACACCAATCTTTTGTCGGTGTCACCAACACAAACCATTGTGGTGCAGCGGTTAGGTGCCCGCCGCATTATTGTCACGGCCAATCCGGAAAATGTTGAGTACGTCCTCAAGACCAACTTCATTAACTTCCCTAAAGGAAAACCCTTTACTGAAATCCTTGGGGACCTTCTAGGGTGCGGCATATTCAATGCTGATGGTGAATTATGGAGCACTCAACGTAAGTTGGCTAGCCATGAGTTCAGCACCAAGTCTTTGAGAGAATTCGTTGTTATGACACTACAAGAAGAGGTGGAAAATCGTCTAATACCGTTGTTAGAAGAGGCCGTGGAAGCTAAGAGTGTATTGGATTTGCAAGATTTGTTGAGGAGATTTTCATTTGATATTGTTTGTCGAGTTTCTCTGGGGACTGATCCTTCTTGCTTGGATTTTTCACGGCCCATCCCGCCACTTGTTAAAGCATTTGATGCTGCTTCAGAAATAAGCGCTATGCGTGGAATGGCGCCAGTTTATGCTGTGTGGAAGGCCAAGAAACTCTTCAATTTAGGGGCTGAGAAAAAACTGAAAGAAGCAATCAAGCTTGTTCATGATTCAGTCTCAGAAATTGTTAAGACCAAGAAGAGGGTTCTTGAAAATGATAGAGAAGGAAAATTGGAAAGTGATCTTCTGTCAAGATTATTACTAGCAGGGCACGGCGAGGAAGTTGTAAGAGATATGGTGATAAGCTTCATCATGGCAGGGAGAGATACAACATCAGCAGCAATGACTTGGCTATTTTGGTTGCTTTCAAAGCATCGAAACTCTGAGAAAATGATCGTGAAAGAAGTAAAATCATTGCTTGACGATCGTGAAAAGGCAATTGATTATGAAGTTTTAAAAGGCATGAATTTCTTGAAGGCAAGTTTATGTGAGTCCATGAGGCTGTACCCTCCAGTTCCATGGGACTCAAAGCATGCTATTATTGATGATGTCTTGCCGGACGGAACTTCTGTCAGAAAGGGAGATAGAGTGACCTATTTTCCCTACGGAATGGGCAGAATGGAAAAATTGTGGGGTAAGGACCGGTTTGAATTTAGACCAGACCGGTGGTTTCAAGAAATCGGTAATGATCAGACATTGAAATCGGTGAGTCCATATACGTTTCCTGTCTTTCAAGCCGGTCCAAGGGTGTGCCTAGGGAAGGAGATGGCTATGATACAGATGAAATATGTGATGGCTTCCGTATTGAGGCGGTTCGAGATCAAACCGGTTTTTGATAACGAACCGGTTTTTGCTCCTCTATTGACAGCTCACATGGTTGGTGGGTTGAAGGTTATGGTCAAGAGAAGGAATGGAAATGgtgatatttga
- the LOC7454549 gene encoding uncharacterized protein LOC7454549 has protein sequence METSSSHPSDSSPKAAGASKFLANLPSRGFLSSTVSSSSSNPGGMRVYICEHDTSPPEGQQIKTNQTNILIRSLQLNKQKGDSSSKDVKGVAANEGSRKRAPEKALNSRASAKRGNNQIGSRQDESDSRTSDKDYYSLTVERLRALLKERGLSPKGRKDELVARLRGV, from the exons ATGGAGACCTCTTCTTCTCATCCATCCGATTCCAGTCCAAAGGCTGCCGGTGCTTCCAAGTTCCTCGCCAATCTTCCCTCCCGCGGCTTCTTGTCCTCCACTgtctcctcttcctcctccaatCCG GGTGGGATGCGGGTTTATATTTGCGAGCATGACACTTCACCCCCAG AGGGCCAACAAATAAAGACCAACCAGACAAACATTCTGATAAGATCACTCCAGCTTAATAAACAGAAGGGTGATTCCAGTTCAAAGGATGTGAAGGGGGTAGCTGCAAATGAGGGTTCTAGAAAGAG GGCCCCAGAAAAAGCTTTGAATTCCAGGGCTTCAGCAAAGAGAGGCAATAATCAGATTGGTTCTCGACAAG ATGAATCTGATAGCCGCACATCAGATAAGGACTATTACAGTTTGACAGTAGAGAGGCTCCGGGCTCTCCTGAAAGAGCGAGGTCTTTCACCCAAAGGAAGGAAG GATGAGCTGGTTGCAAGGTTGAGAGGTGTGTAA
- the LOC7454550 gene encoding SNF1-related protein kinase regulatory subunit gamma-1, whose product MASMQLMRRESAFVHEVTQDSPKSPEARLGMKVEDLWDVQEPQLTPTEKLNACFEGIPVSAFPPAPSSQVIEIKSDTSLAEAVRILAEHKILSAPVVDVDAPEDASWIDRYIGVVEFAGIIVWILHQSEPPSPRSPTSGSALEAAVNRVTNAASLGTLGPEDAAATSGNFFEALTSSEFYKNTKVRDIAGSFRWAPFLALQKSNSFLTMLLLLSSYKMKSIPVVDLGEAKIDNIITQSSVIHMLAECAGLQWFESWGTRKLSEIGLPLMAPDRIVKVYEEEPVLQAFKLMRKKKIGGIPIVDSSGGKVVGNISIRDVHFLLTAPEIYHDYRSITAKNFSTAVNGYLETHQEISPFVRGMVICTKNYSIKELIMKLDSEKIHRVYVVDDAGNLEGVITLRDILSRLVHEPRGYFGDFFDGVLPLPSNSRV is encoded by the exons ATGGCAAGCATGCAGCTTATGAGAAGGGAAAGTGCTTTTGTTCATGAGGTTACGCAAGACAGTCCAAAAAGTCCAGAAGCAAGGCTGGGAATGAAAGTAGAGGATCTATGGGATGTTCAAGAACCACAGTTAACTCCAACTGAGAAACTTAACGCTTGCTTTGAGGGTATCCCTGTCTCTGCCTTCCCTCCCGCTCCTTCTTCTCaag TGATCGAGATAAAATCAGACACCAGTCTAGCAGAGGCTGTTCGTATACTTGCAGAACACAAGATTCTTAGTGCTCCTGTGGTGGATGTTGATGCTCCTGAGGATGCTAGTTGGATTGACAGATATATTGGAGTTGTTGAGTTTGCTGGGATTATAGTGTGGATTTTACATCAG tCGGAACCTCCATCACCCAGAAGTCCAACCTCGGGATCAGCTCTTGAAGCGGCTGTTAATAGAGTGACCAATGCTGCTAGTCTCGGAACCTTAGGTCCTGAAGATGCTGCAGCAACTTCTGGAAATTTTTTTGAGGCTCTGACTTCTTCCGAATTCTACAAGAACACAAAG GTTCGAGACATTGCAGGGTCATTCCGTTGGGCACCGTTTCTCGCTTTACAGAAATCAAACTCCTTTCTGACCATGCTTCTGTTGCTTTCGAGTTACAAGATGAAGAGCATTCCAGTGGTTGATCTGGGTGAGGCGAAGATTGACAACATCATCACCCAGTCTTCTGTTATTCACATGTTAGCGGAATGTGCTGGGCTTCAATGGTTTGAAAGTTGGGGAACAAGGAAACTTTCTGAAATTGGTCTTCCCTTGATGGCCCCTGATCGTATAGTCAAG GTGTACGAGGAAGAACCAGTGCTCCAGGCATTTAAGctgatgaggaaaaaaaaaattggtggaaTACCTATTGTTGATAGTAGCGGTGGAAAGGTAGTAGGCAACATAAGTATAAGAGATGTCCATTTCCTTTTAACTGCACCAGAGATCTACCACGATTATAG ATCCATCACGGCAAAGAACTTCTCGACTGCAGTTAACGGCTACTTGGAGACGCATCAAGAAATCTCACCTTTTGTGCGTGGCATGGTGATATGCACAAAAAACTACTCCATTAAAGAATTGATCATGAAGCTTGATTCTGAGAAAATCCACCGGGTATATGTCGTGGATGATGCTGGGAATCTGGAAGGGGTGATCACACTGAGGGATATACTATCAAGGCTTGTACACGAGCCCCGTGGCTACTTTGGTGATTTCTTTGACGGAGTGCTGCCATTACCTTCGAATAGTAGAGTTTAA
- the LOC7484472 gene encoding exocyst complex component EXO70B1, giving the protein MATTTTTSSLTSGGGGGGGGGADDRVMATAQQIVNSLNTTKNVREDMLLILSSFDNRLSNISDFIKTDSESQSSILDAAEKIILRSDSGMPSNAGASSWDDSAEESRYYLAAIDEILDLLDNLSVGPDSEVLDRAETLVQVAMSRLEEEFGHILIRNTVPLDAESLYGSIRRVSLSFAANEGEIDEEFENFGEVETGSVCFHERGASLGDDLCVDLINNEAVMDLKGIADRMMRSGYEKECVQVYSSVRRDALDECLVILGVEKLSIEEVQKIEWKPLDEKMKKWVRAVKIGVKVLLRGEKRLCDVIFSGSDSAREVCFNETAKGCLMQLLNFAEAVAIGRRSPEKLFRILDMYDALSGVFPDLEAMVTDEFVYSEAKGVLAGLGRAAKGTFVEFENAVKSETSRKPMLGGVIHPLTRYVMNYVKLLVDYSDTLNSLLENDDDDELNGLQNDDGERLQLESLSPIARRLLALLSTLESNLEEKSTLYEDGAMQYIFRMNNILYMVQKVKDSELIKILGDQWVRKHRGQIRQYATAYLRAAWTKALSCLKDEGIGGSSNNASKVALKERFKNFNACFEEIYRIQTGWKVLDPQLREELRISISQKVLPAYRSFMGRFGSQLEGGRHAGKYIKYTPDDLENYLIDLFEGTPLVLHHLRRKSS; this is encoded by the coding sequence ATGGCCACAACCACCACGACAAGCAGTCTAACCAGCggagggggaggaggaggaggcggtgGAGCAGACGACCGTGTCATGGCAACAGCGCAGCAGATCGTGAACAGCTTAAACACTACAAAAAATGTACGCGAAGACATGTTATTAATCCTTTCGAGTTTTGATAACCGTTTATCGAACATATCCGACTTCATCAAAACCGATTCGGAATCTCAGTCCTCCATTCTAGACGCCGCCGAGAAGATCATTCTCCGGTCAGACTCCGGCATGCCCTCCAACGCCGGAGCTTCTTCCTGGGATGACTCGGCGGAGGAATCTAGATATTATTTAGCTGCTATTGATGAGATTCTTGATTTGTTAGATAATTTATCGGTCGGGCCTGATTCGGAGGTTTTGGACCGGGCGGAGACTCTGGTTCAAGTGGCTATGTCGAGATTGGAAGAGGAGTTTGGGCATATTCTGATAAGGAATACTGTTCCGCTTGACGCGGAAAGTTTGTATGGATCTATTAGGAGGGTTTCGCTTTCATTTGCAGCGAATGAAGGGGAAATTGACGAGGAGTTTGAGAATTTTGGAGAAGTGGAGACTGGGAGTGTGTGTTTTCACGAGAGAGGAGCGAGTTTAGGAGATGATTTGTGTGTTGATTTGATTAATAACGAGGCGGTTATGGATTTGAAAGGGATTGCTGATAGAATGATGCGATCAGGGTATGAGAAAGAGTGTGTACAGGTTTATAGTAGTGTGAGAAGGGATGCTTTGGACGAGTGTTTGGTTATTTTGGGTGTTGAGAAGTTGAGTATTGAGGAAGTGCAGAAGATAGAGTGGAAGCCTTTGGATGAGAAGATGAAGAAGTGGGTTCGGGCTGTTAAGATTGGTGTTAAGGTTCTTTTGAGAGGAGAGAAAAGGCTTTGTGATGTGATTTTTAGTGGGTCGGATTCGGCCAGGGAGGTTTGTTTTAATGAGACTGCAAAAGGGTGTTTGATGCAGTTGTTGAATTTTGCAGAGGCAGTGGCTATTGGAAGGAGGTCACCGGAGAAGCTGTTTAGGATTTTGGATATGTATGATGCATTGTCTGGTGTTTTCCCAGATTTGGAAGCTATGGTTACGGATGAGTTTGTGTACAGTGAGGCGAAAGGAGTGTTGGCTGGTTTGGGAAGGGCGGCTAAAGGGACTTTTGTGGAGTTTGAGAATGCTGTGAAAAGTGAGACTTCTAGGAAGCCTATGTTAGGTGGAGTGATTCATCCACTTACACGGTATGTGATGAATTATGTGAAACTGCTTGTGGATTATAGTGATACGCTGAATTCACTTTTGGagaacgatgatgatgatgagttaaatGGATTGCAAAATGATGATGGTGAGAGATTACAGTTAGAGAGCTTGAGTCCTATAGCAAGGAGATTGTTGGCCTTGTTATCGACTTTGGAGTCTAATCTCGAGGAGAAATCAACACTGTATGAGGATGGTGCAATGCAGTATATATTTCGTATGAATAATATTCTGTACATGGTGCAAAAAGTTAAGGATTCAGAACTTATTAAGATTTTGGGAGATCAATGGGTCCGCAAACACCGTGGCCAAATACGCCAATATGCCACAGCGTATCTGAGGGCTGCTTGGACTAAGGCCTTGTCATGCTTGAAGGATGAAGGGATTGGTGGGAGTTCTAATAATGCCTCCAAAGTGGCTTTGAAGGAAAGGTTCAAGAATTTCAATGCGTGCTTTGAGGAAATATATAGGATTCAGACTGGTTGGAAGGTCCTAGATCCTCAACTTCGTGAAGAGCTTCGAATATCCATATCTCAAAAGGTATTACCAGCTTATCGCTCATTTATGGGAAGGTTTGGTAGTCAGCTAGAGGGTGGAAGACATGCTGGGAAATACATAAAGTACACACCAGATGATTTGgagaattatttaattgatttgtttgaaGGGACCCCCCTTGTTCTTCACCATCTTAGAAGAAAGAGTTCATAG